The following are encoded together in the Candidatus Woesebacteria bacterium genome:
- a CDS encoding DNA-directed RNA polymerase subunit alpha translates to MNDPFFEIKEEETKVDYSKFVISPLAQGFGTTLGNSLRRVLLSSMAGAVVTSVRISGVKHQFSTLKGMKEDVVEFVLNLKKVRFQYEGDKPAKAKISVSGPGEVKAKDIQCDSSVKIANPDLVLAVLNKDAKLEADLIIEKGVGYSPAEERKTGEIGLIPMDASFSPVNRVDYRVEETRVGRLTDYDKLIIEVWTDGTVSPKDAVVSASKILIDYFNQIVLPKKVEKKEEKKESGLGPIGNLSVEEVGLPTRVANALIKAGYDTIEDLVNAKRADLVKVRNLGEKSVKIVEVALGERDLEILN, encoded by the coding sequence ATGAACGATCCATTTTTTGAAATTAAAGAAGAAGAGACAAAAGTTGATTACTCGAAGTTTGTCATTTCTCCTTTGGCGCAAGGTTTTGGAACTACTCTTGGTAATTCGTTAAGAAGAGTCCTTCTTAGCAGTATGGCAGGAGCAGTCGTTACTTCCGTAAGAATTTCCGGAGTTAAACATCAGTTTTCAACACTTAAAGGAATGAAAGAGGATGTTGTCGAGTTTGTTTTGAATTTGAAGAAAGTAAGATTTCAGTATGAAGGTGACAAACCTGCGAAGGCAAAAATTTCAGTATCAGGACCTGGTGAAGTGAAAGCAAAAGACATTCAATGTGATTCATCTGTAAAGATTGCTAATCCGGACTTGGTACTTGCAGTTTTGAATAAAGATGCAAAGCTTGAGGCTGATCTAATAATTGAAAAAGGAGTTGGTTATTCTCCTGCTGAAGAAAGAAAGACGGGAGAAATCGGACTTATTCCTATGGACGCTTCTTTTTCACCAGTAAACAGAGTTGACTATAGAGTCGAGGAAACTCGTGTCGGAAGATTGACAGACTATGATAAATTAATAATCGAAGTCTGGACTGACGGTACGGTATCTCCGAAAGACGCTGTAGTATCGGCATCAAAAATTTTGATTGATTATTTCAATCAAATTGTATTGCCTAAAAAGGTTGAGAAGAAAGAAGAGAAAAAGGAATCCGGTCTTGGACCGATTGGAAATCTTTCGGTTGAGGAAGTAGGTCTTCCCACACGCGTAGCAAATGCTTTAATCAAAGCGGGCTATGACACAATTGAAGATTTGGTTAACGCAAAGAGAGCCGATCTTGTAAAAGTGAGGAATCTTGGCGAGAAATCCGTAAAGATTGTTGAAGTAGCGTTGGGAGAAAGAGATCTCGAGATATTAAACTAA
- a CDS encoding polyprenyl synthetase family protein, which produces MSSIQDIVTKTESKIAKDAKITLIEFVDKINLQLEAYFDKEISNVFGVSNKQRKLSKHILEHIKEHNMRPCKRLRGSFVYYGYKLLGGKNTKEILKTSMCAELIQTALLIHDDFMDQDDVRRYKPTTHKYYQSIHNNNYKYGDPIHYGDSMAVDAGDVALMLGFEILSNSKFDSSLKTKAMSSYLRGIGNTALGQAYDITLEARGSMDEQDVLDLHHAKTAIYTYINPLQTGAILAGANEDDLSIINEYATFGGIAFQIQDDVLGLFGDSNKTGKSAHADLKEGKVTLLTIYSFNNGTAKQIKMLKKIWGNKDITESDAEIARKIIIDTGALEHSKQISIKYAKKAQRVIPKMKKKGWNYQAINYLDGIAQYMIERDL; this is translated from the coding sequence ATGAGTTCAATCCAGGACATCGTCACGAAAACTGAAAGCAAAATTGCTAAAGATGCCAAGATTACTTTGATTGAATTTGTAGACAAAATCAATTTGCAATTAGAGGCATATTTTGACAAAGAAATATCCAATGTATTCGGTGTCAGCAACAAGCAAAGGAAACTTTCGAAACACATTTTGGAACATATAAAAGAACACAATATGCGCCCCTGTAAAAGACTCAGGGGGTCTTTTGTTTACTACGGATATAAACTTCTGGGAGGCAAAAATACTAAAGAAATATTGAAAACTTCAATGTGTGCAGAACTTATTCAAACTGCACTCCTCATTCATGATGATTTTATGGATCAGGACGACGTAAGACGTTACAAACCAACCACCCACAAATATTATCAAAGTATCCATAATAATAACTACAAATACGGAGATCCAATTCATTATGGCGATAGCATGGCAGTAGACGCTGGAGACGTGGCTCTCATGCTTGGTTTCGAAATATTAAGTAACAGTAAATTTGACTCGAGTCTAAAAACAAAAGCAATGTCTAGCTATTTAAGAGGAATAGGAAATACAGCTCTTGGTCAGGCATACGATATTACACTGGAAGCGCGAGGTAGTATGGATGAACAAGACGTCTTAGACCTGCACCATGCAAAAACAGCCATATATACATATATCAATCCTCTGCAAACGGGTGCAATTTTAGCAGGTGCCAATGAAGATGATCTTTCGATTATTAATGAATATGCAACATTTGGAGGAATTGCATTTCAAATACAAGACGATGTTTTAGGGTTGTTTGGTGATTCAAATAAAACAGGAAAATCAGCACATGCAGATCTCAAAGAAGGAAAGGTAACACTTCTGACTATTTACTCTTTCAACAACGGTACGGCAAAACAAATAAAAATGCTCAAAAAAATATGGGGAAATAAGGACATCACCGAATCGGATGCCGAAATAGCAAGAAAGATAATAATTGACACAGGTGCCTTGGAACACTCGAAACAAATTTCAATAAAATACGCCAAAAAAGCGCAACGTGTCATTCCAAAAATGAAAAAAAAGGGATGGAATTATCAGGCGATTAATTATTTAGACGGAATAGCACAGTACATGATTGAAAGAGATCTTTGA
- the rplQ gene encoding 50S ribosomal protein L17: MKKRKLGYKLSRNRGSRTALFRSLIKSLIIHGTITTTVVKAKAVTGDIDKLVNLAKKDDLASRRRLYAYLGNDRKTTDALVKNIALSLKDRIGGYTKVVGAGIRRGDAAKLVKLSWSNDIIIAPKASLKKTKKSKEKASLKKEKKVGNKGKLKKILERKKK, encoded by the coding sequence ATGAAAAAAAGAAAACTTGGATATAAACTGTCAAGAAATCGCGGTTCACGAACAGCGTTGTTTAGGTCGTTGATTAAATCATTGATTATTCACGGTACAATAACAACAACTGTCGTTAAAGCGAAAGCAGTAACCGGTGATATTGACAAATTGGTTAATTTAGCCAAAAAAGACGATTTGGCATCACGCAGACGCTTGTATGCGTACTTGGGTAATGACAGAAAAACGACAGACGCGTTGGTAAAAAACATTGCCCTGTCACTAAAGGACAGAATCGGTGGTTATACCAAAGTTGTGGGAGCAGGTATTAGAAGAGGAGATGCGGCTAAATTGGTTAAGCTCTCATGGAGTAATGACATAATAATAGCCCCAAAAGCATCGCTCAAAAAAACAAAAAAGTCAAAAGAAAAAGCATCTCTGAAAAAAGAAAAGAAAGTTGGCAATAAAGGTAAGTTAAAGAAAATACTTGAGAGAAAGAAAAAATGA
- the mvaD gene encoding diphosphomevalonate decarboxylase, whose translation MKISVVSPANIAFIKYWGRKNEKLFIPRNNNISMTMDGCLTTATVQTNPDLKEDVIEVKYYGEEYKKLESNSIKQKNLFDQVARIRKDAGKKEKVFIRSENNFPSDAGIAASASSFSALTAALLIAYGLEEKFLDKKELSRQIRFCGSGSAVRSAYGGFVEFKTGKSHKESYAEQIADENHWKLVDIVAVVDPEKKHTSSSRGHLLTKTCPYYETRIKEMQRRIKWTKDAIIKKDFEKLGYCIEQDSTSMHAVMMTSDPPIYYWNGGTMKIMQEILFARQNGLQCYFTIDAGPNVHVICEEKNIKRVQKLLHDISEVQFTIVNRPCLGVRTSNKHLF comes from the coding sequence ATGAAAATAAGCGTTGTTTCTCCTGCAAATATTGCCTTCATTAAATATTGGGGAAGGAAAAACGAAAAACTTTTTATTCCAAGAAATAACAATATTTCTATGACAATGGATGGCTGTCTCACGACAGCGACTGTGCAAACAAACCCTGATTTAAAAGAAGATGTTATTGAAGTTAAATACTATGGCGAAGAATATAAAAAACTTGAAAGTAATTCGATCAAGCAGAAAAATCTTTTTGATCAGGTAGCAAGAATACGCAAAGATGCCGGAAAAAAGGAAAAAGTATTTATCAGATCGGAGAACAATTTTCCATCTGATGCCGGAATTGCAGCATCAGCATCCAGTTTTTCTGCACTAACGGCAGCTTTATTAATTGCATATGGTTTAGAGGAAAAGTTTCTTGACAAAAAAGAATTATCTCGACAAATTAGGTTCTGCGGTTCGGGTTCTGCGGTTCGGTCGGCATATGGAGGATTTGTCGAATTTAAAACCGGAAAGTCACACAAGGAAAGTTACGCCGAACAAATTGCCGACGAAAACCACTGGAAGCTTGTCGATATAGTGGCAGTTGTAGATCCTGAGAAAAAACACACTTCTTCGTCAAGAGGACATTTGCTGACAAAAACTTGTCCTTACTATGAAACAAGAATCAAAGAAATGCAGAGACGCATAAAGTGGACGAAAGATGCGATTATAAAAAAAGATTTTGAAAAATTGGGTTATTGCATCGAACAAGATAGTACTTCAATGCATGCTGTCATGATGACATCCGATCCGCCAATTTACTATTGGAATGGCGGGACAATGAAAATAATGCAGGAGATCCTTTTTGCAAGACAAAATGGTTTACAGTGTTATTTTACAATTGACGCAGGGCCTAATGTTCATGTTATTTGTGAAGAAAAAAATATTAAAAGAGTGCAAAAACTATTACATGATATTTCCGAAGTGCAATTTACAATTGTTAATAGACCGTGTCTGGGAGTAAGAACATCAAATAAACATTTATTCTAG
- the rplM gene encoding 50S ribosomal protein L13, which translates to MKKTYQPKEKEIVRNWHVVDAKGEVLGRMSTKIAKFLMGKHKVKYAPHLDMGDYVVVINAAELVVTGGKTDKKVYYKHSGFPGGFKEIAFKKLFSDSPAKVVEHAVSGMLPKNRLHKARLRRMKVYSGEKHPYEDKIKAS; encoded by the coding sequence ATGAAAAAAACATATCAACCTAAAGAAAAAGAAATTGTCAGGAATTGGCACGTAGTTGACGCCAAAGGAGAAGTTCTTGGAAGAATGTCAACAAAAATTGCCAAATTTTTGATGGGTAAACACAAGGTTAAGTATGCTCCGCATTTGGATATGGGTGATTATGTTGTTGTAATAAATGCGGCGGAATTGGTCGTTACCGGAGGAAAAACCGACAAAAAGGTGTATTATAAACATTCGGGGTTCCCCGGTGGTTTCAAGGAAATTGCTTTCAAGAAATTATTTTCCGATAGCCCAGCCAAAGTTGTCGAACATGCAGTTTCAGGAATGTTACCCAAAAATCGTTTGCACAAAGCGCGCTTAAGGCGCATGAAAGTGTATTCGGGTGAAAAACATCCATATGAAGATAAAATAAAAGCATCATAA
- the rpsI gene encoding 30S ribosomal protein S9, producing the protein MQLKQKYTFAVGRRKTASARVRLFKGKDQSMVNDQPIGKYFPGKVMSEKWNKPFELTQTAGKYYVTVRVIGGGKNGQLDAVVNGIAKAFSKEDEEKFRTPLKLAGLLTRDARQRERRKPGTGGRARKQKQSPKR; encoded by the coding sequence ATGCAATTAAAACAAAAATATACATTTGCCGTCGGAAGAAGAAAAACAGCTTCTGCTAGAGTACGGTTATTTAAAGGGAAAGACCAAAGTATGGTTAACGATCAACCGATAGGTAAGTACTTTCCCGGCAAGGTAATGTCTGAGAAATGGAACAAACCGTTCGAGTTGACCCAAACTGCTGGAAAATATTATGTGACGGTTAGAGTAATTGGCGGAGGCAAAAATGGTCAATTAGATGCAGTTGTCAATGGGATTGCTAAAGCTTTTTCAAAAGAAGATGAAGAAAAATTCCGAACTCCTTTAAAATTAGCAGGACTTCTGACAAGAGATGCCCGCCAAAGAGAGAGAAGAAAACCGGGTACGGGTGGTAGAGCAAGAAAGCAAAAACAGTCTCCAAAGAGGTAA
- the rpsK gene encoding 30S ribosomal protein S11 translates to MAKQKKQVETGRIYISASFNNTLISITDEKGEVFVWGSSGASGFKGTRKSTPFAATSAVEKAVKSAMEEYNLRQVEVFIKGPGPGRDAALRAIRAAGLKISSISDVTPIPHNGPRPRKRRRV, encoded by the coding sequence ATGGCAAAACAGAAAAAACAAGTTGAAACAGGGAGAATTTATATATCGGCGTCTTTTAATAACACGCTTATTTCGATAACCGACGAAAAAGGGGAAGTTTTTGTCTGGGGATCTTCGGGGGCATCGGGATTTAAAGGAACCAGAAAGTCCACACCTTTTGCCGCTACGTCTGCTGTTGAAAAAGCGGTAAAAAGCGCGATGGAAGAATATAATTTAAGACAAGTGGAGGTTTTTATTAAAGGGCCTGGTCCCGGACGAGATGCCGCATTGAGAGCGATTCGAGCTGCAGGTTTGAAAATATCATCAATTTCCGATGTAACACCGATTCCGCACAATGGTCCAAGACCACGCAAACGGAGGAGAGTGTAA
- a CDS encoding NUDIX hydrolase produces the protein MNNVITGVGVVLYNKSDMSRIVIVEEKRARANLGKESGMYGLPSGHVEENESLIEAIKREVAEETGIKEIVVKNVIGLYLIKGALGVAFSAETNDEIDLQHIDGSDIGNAKFETVDNLIKGSCKLRPGILQVVNDFNNGINFPLELIKDCR, from the coding sequence ATGAACAATGTAATAACTGGTGTCGGGGTAGTTTTATACAATAAATCGGATATGTCACGAATTGTAATTGTAGAAGAAAAGCGTGCACGAGCAAATCTTGGCAAAGAAAGTGGGATGTATGGATTGCCCTCCGGTCATGTTGAGGAGAATGAATCTCTAATAGAGGCTATAAAGCGGGAAGTGGCAGAAGAAACGGGAATTAAGGAAATTGTTGTTAAGAATGTAATCGGACTCTACTTAATAAAAGGTGCACTTGGAGTAGCGTTTTCGGCTGAAACGAATGATGAAATTGATTTACAACATATCGATGGAAGTGATATTGGAAATGCCAAGTTTGAAACAGTAGACAATTTAATTAAAGGAAGTTGTAAATTACGACCAGGGATTTTACAAGTTGTAAACGATTTTAATAATGGAATTAACTTTCCGCTGGAATTGATTAAAGACTGTAGATAA
- the infA gene encoding translation initiation factor IF-1, with amino-acid sequence MNESTEIEGDVLEALPNTMFKVELKDGRIILATLKGKMRRRYVRIFPGDKVIVEMTKYDKERGRIVYKLGKR; translated from the coding sequence ATGAATGAGTCAACTGAAATTGAAGGAGATGTGCTCGAAGCACTTCCTAACACGATGTTCAAAGTCGAACTAAAAGACGGCAGGATAATTTTGGCGACATTGAAGGGGAAAATGCGAAGAAGGTATGTAAGGATTTTCCCAGGTGATAAAGTAATTGTCGAAATGACAAAGTATGACAAAGAAAGAGGAAGAATTGTTTATAAATTAGGAAAAAGATAA
- a CDS encoding isopentenyl phosphate kinase family protein, with amino-acid sequence MEKLTLIKLGGSLITDKTQPFTERKGTIARLARELSNIQNDKSRKFIIGHGGGSYPHFPAKKYQTNLGVINDNSYMGIAKVQDAASKLNRILTEQLIKANIQAVSFSPSSFMISNKGKIVSSYIKPIIVALNNKIVPVVYGDVIFDQTVGCTIASTEMVLNHLARSFRHTYEIEKIIYCGITHGVYDRHGKTIEKIDAKIYSKIQNEIGSSAGIDVTGGMNTKVKEALELSKRENISSYIINGNLKNNLINAYHNKPFVGTIIAYK; translated from the coding sequence ATGGAAAAGTTAACTTTAATTAAACTTGGTGGAAGTCTTATAACCGACAAGACACAACCTTTTACCGAGCGCAAGGGTACCATTGCGCGACTTGCAAGAGAACTCTCAAATATTCAAAACGACAAAAGCCGCAAGTTTATAATCGGCCATGGTGGGGGATCCTATCCTCATTTTCCGGCAAAAAAATATCAGACTAATCTGGGGGTAATTAATGACAACAGTTATATGGGAATTGCCAAGGTTCAAGATGCGGCATCGAAATTAAACCGTATTTTGACAGAGCAGCTTATCAAAGCCAACATTCAAGCCGTTTCCTTTTCACCCTCAAGTTTTATGATTTCAAACAAAGGCAAAATTGTTAGCAGTTATATCAAACCGATAATTGTTGCTCTTAACAATAAAATTGTTCCTGTTGTTTATGGTGACGTAATATTTGACCAAACCGTTGGTTGTACAATCGCTTCGACTGAAATGGTGTTGAATCACTTAGCCAGGTCGTTTAGACATACTTACGAAATAGAAAAAATCATATATTGCGGTATAACACATGGTGTGTACGATCGACATGGAAAGACGATTGAAAAAATTGATGCAAAAATATATTCCAAAATTCAAAACGAAATCGGTTCTTCGGCTGGAATTGATGTTACTGGTGGAATGAATACAAAAGTCAAAGAAGCACTTGAATTGTCTAAACGGGAAAACATCTCGTCATATATCATAAATGGAAATTTGAAAAATAATCTAATTAACGCTTATCACAACAAACCGTTTGTTGGTACGATAATAGCGTATAAGTAA
- the rpmJ gene encoding 50S ribosomal protein L36, whose protein sequence is MKVQASVKKQNKDDILVRRRGRLYRINKKSPRRKRRQG, encoded by the coding sequence ATGAAAGTTCAAGCATCAGTAAAAAAACAAAACAAAGACGATATTTTAGTGAGACGTCGTGGTAGACTGTATCGGATTAACAAAAAAAGCCCCCGCCGCAAAAGACGACAGGGGTAA
- the rpsD gene encoding 30S ribosomal protein S4: MAKYNGPKDRLSRREVYDIFAKGAKLTRLAVLPGVHGPKGARKSSQYGKQLREKQKVKRIYGVLEKQFKGYYQTAIKSKGNTGERLLSILEKRLDNVVYRLGFAPTRPAARQLVSHRHVLVNGKKVNIPSYQVRIGETVSITTKAAAIPSIKIYLDKKDVTIPNWLKRKAIVGKIEKEPVREDVIEPISEQDIIEFYSR; this comes from the coding sequence ATGGCAAAATATAACGGACCAAAAGATAGATTATCAAGAAGAGAAGTGTATGACATTTTTGCTAAGGGTGCAAAACTAACGCGACTTGCGGTTTTGCCTGGAGTTCATGGACCAAAAGGAGCTAGAAAGTCATCTCAATATGGTAAACAATTGAGAGAAAAACAAAAGGTAAAAAGAATTTATGGAGTATTGGAAAAACAATTTAAGGGTTATTATCAAACAGCAATTAAATCAAAAGGAAATACTGGGGAAAGGTTACTTTCCATACTGGAAAAAAGACTCGACAATGTGGTTTACAGGCTTGGTTTCGCGCCAACTCGTCCTGCAGCCAGACAATTAGTTTCTCACCGGCACGTGTTGGTGAATGGGAAAAAAGTAAACATTCCATCATACCAAGTAAGGATTGGTGAAACCGTCAGCATAACAACTAAAGCGGCTGCAATCCCATCTATAAAAATCTATTTGGACAAAAAAGATGTTACGATACCTAATTGGTTAAAAAGAAAAGCGATTGTCGGGAAAATTGAAAAAGAGCCGGTTCGTGAAGATGTGATTGAGCCAATTTCTGAACAAGATATAATTGAGTTTTATTCTAGGTAA
- a CDS encoding type 2 isopentenyl-diphosphate Delta-isomerase, translating into MRNKKGDVAKRKIDHLKIALSEGAQIGNSGFDNYRFIHNALPEIDFDKIDTSTSFLGKKVNYPFFISCMTGGVKEGLRINRNLAKAAQKKGIAMGVGSQRVAIEHKELESLFKARSVAPSVPLMANVGIVQLNYGFTHKEYLRCVDMIEADALVIHINPIQEIIQPEGDRNWENLLPKLEKVVKVVKVPVIAKEVGFGLSDGVIRRLYNIGIRIFDTAGWGGTNWSYVEAMRGKADRNLGTLFSNWGIPTTESINMAKKVKVEKRGKMTILGSGGVRNGIDIAKAISLGSDMVGLATPFAQAALQSTKEVEDMIDRLGLELKTTMFGLGVNSLSHLSKAQLIKYN; encoded by the coding sequence ATGAGAAATAAAAAAGGTGATGTTGCAAAAAGAAAAATTGACCATTTGAAAATTGCCCTGTCAGAAGGCGCACAAATAGGTAATAGTGGCTTTGATAATTATCGATTTATCCACAACGCACTCCCTGAAATCGATTTTGACAAAATTGACACATCAACTTCGTTTCTGGGTAAAAAAGTTAATTATCCATTCTTCATTTCCTGTATGACAGGTGGCGTTAAGGAAGGACTTAGAATCAATAGAAACCTAGCCAAAGCCGCTCAAAAGAAAGGAATTGCTATGGGGGTGGGAAGTCAAAGAGTTGCGATAGAACATAAAGAACTGGAATCGTTGTTTAAGGCGCGTAGTGTGGCACCTAGTGTCCCTTTGATGGCCAATGTGGGGATAGTTCAATTAAATTATGGTTTTACTCACAAGGAGTATTTGAGGTGTGTGGATATGATTGAAGCAGATGCATTGGTTATCCACATAAATCCGATTCAGGAAATTATCCAACCGGAGGGAGACAGAAATTGGGAAAATTTACTTCCCAAACTGGAAAAAGTTGTTAAGGTTGTTAAGGTCCCGGTTATTGCAAAAGAAGTCGGATTTGGTTTGTCCGATGGTGTAATTCGCAGGTTATATAACATTGGTATACGAATATTTGATACTGCAGGTTGGGGCGGGACAAATTGGTCATATGTCGAAGCAATGCGAGGAAAGGCGGATAGGAATCTAGGAACACTATTTAGTAACTGGGGAATACCAACAACCGAGTCAATTAATATGGCTAAAAAAGTGAAAGTTGAGAAAAGAGGAAAGATGACCATTTTAGGAAGTGGCGGAGTAAGAAATGGGATTGATATTGCAAAAGCAATTTCACTTGGTAGTGACATGGTTGGATTAGCTACGCCATTTGCACAAGCGGCACTTCAATCGACTAAAGAGGTGGAAGATATGATTGATCGATTGGGATTGGAGTTGAAAACAACGATGTTTGGATTGGGAGTAAATAGTTTGTCGCACCTCAGCAAAGCACAACTTATAAAATATAATTAA
- the rpsM gene encoding 30S ribosomal protein S13: MTRITGIELKDNWKVDYALTKIKGIGWAMSRKILEAVKVDGSKRVSEISADVVAKIASEIEKYPNEGELARQVRSNINRLQVIGSYRGMRHSRGLPVRGQRTKSNARTKRGKRKTVGAFRKEALAKIQQTQNK, from the coding sequence ATGACAAGAATTACGGGTATAGAATTAAAAGATAATTGGAAGGTTGATTATGCGTTAACCAAAATTAAAGGTATTGGTTGGGCTATGTCCAGAAAGATACTTGAAGCGGTGAAGGTTGATGGTTCAAAAAGAGTTTCCGAAATTTCGGCCGATGTGGTGGCAAAAATTGCATCGGAGATAGAAAAATATCCCAACGAAGGTGAACTGGCACGACAGGTAAGAAGCAATATAAATAGGCTTCAAGTTATTGGTAGTTATCGGGGAATGAGGCATTCAAGGGGTTTACCGGTTCGAGGACAACGAACAAAAAGCAATGCTCGTACAAAAAGAGGAAAAAGAAAGACTGTTGGAGCATTCAGGAAAGAAGCTTTGGCAAAGATTCAGCAAACACAGAATAAATAA